From Balneola sp. MJW-20, the proteins below share one genomic window:
- a CDS encoding YncE family protein produces the protein MRVLFLLLTSLLFSITSLNAQQYYVYVTAESEDEVSLIRFDAQSGEGEIVRDIEVGKYPAENDGPHGINVSADGEHIFVSIAHGNPYGYLQKIEAETGKLVAEAPLGMFPASMEVSSSTGFLYIVNFNLHGDMVPSTVSVIDPEIMEVITEIPTGIMPHGSRMNADGTRQYHVSMMTDELIEIDTELMEVSRRLPLGESSHSAMHAGMDQQSGMSMQKEMMHNPVEKPTWADPHPSKPLVYVAANGSSEILEIDTGKWEVTRRWDSGKAPYNLEVSHDGKLLVVSYKGEAATGIWDLESGKELAKIPNSRKITHGVAISSDNRYAFLSVEGIGGEAGSVDVIDLQKLERVDYIETGKQAGGIIFWKQES, from the coding sequence CCGAGTCTGAAGATGAAGTCAGCCTGATCCGCTTTGATGCTCAGAGCGGTGAAGGCGAGATCGTCAGAGATATTGAGGTTGGTAAATATCCTGCTGAAAATGACGGGCCCCATGGTATCAATGTATCAGCTGATGGAGAACATATCTTTGTCTCCATTGCACACGGAAACCCATATGGATACCTGCAAAAGATCGAAGCCGAAACCGGAAAGTTAGTGGCTGAAGCACCGCTGGGAATGTTTCCTGCAAGTATGGAAGTATCCAGCTCTACCGGCTTTTTATACATCGTTAATTTCAATCTGCACGGAGATATGGTACCGAGCACTGTTTCGGTAATCGATCCCGAGATCATGGAAGTGATCACGGAAATCCCGACCGGGATCATGCCTCACGGATCCAGAATGAATGCTGACGGAACGAGACAGTATCATGTATCCATGATGACGGACGAACTCATAGAGATCGATACTGAACTCATGGAAGTGTCCCGACGCCTTCCATTGGGCGAGAGCAGTCATTCAGCAATGCATGCCGGTATGGATCAACAAAGCGGCATGAGTATGCAGAAGGAAATGATGCATAACCCGGTAGAAAAACCTACCTGGGCGGACCCGCATCCCAGTAAACCTCTGGTCTACGTAGCAGCTAACGGATCCAGTGAGATCCTGGAGATCGATACCGGCAAATGGGAAGTAACCAGGCGCTGGGATTCAGGGAAGGCCCCGTATAATCTGGAAGTAAGCCACGATGGAAAGCTACTTGTGGTAAGTTATAAAGGGGAGGCTGCCACCGGAATCTGGGATCTGGAGAGTGGAAAAGAACTGGCCAAGATACCTAACAGTCGTAAAATTACGCATGGAGTTGCTATCTCATCAGATAACCGGTACGCCTTCCTTTCGGTTGAAGGTATTGGCGGAGAGGCAGGGTCAGTAGATGTTATTGACCTTCAAAAGCTGGAAAGGGTAGATTATATAGAAACCGGTAAACAGGCCGGAGGAATTATCTTCTGGAAACAAGAAAGCTGA